The sequence CATGCAGGAGGAAGGCATGGAATTGCTGTATCACATCCGTGACACGGCAATTATGGGTTTTGTGGAAGTGCTCAAGCACTATCCGTTTCTGAAAGAGATGTTCCGCACCTGCCAGGAGGCGTATGCCGAGCGGAAGGCGGACGCCGCCGTGCTGATCGACTACCCCGGTTTCAATCTGCGGCTGGCGGAAAAGATCAAGGAGATGCAGGGAAAGGTCCTCTATTACATCAGTCCGCAGGTCTGGGCATGGGGAAAAAACAGGGCGCGGAAAATGAAAGCGTTGGTCGACCACCTGGCCGTCGTCTTCCCTTTCGAGGAACAGATTTTCAGGGATGAAGGGATTCCAACCACGTTCGTGGGACACCCGCTGCTCGAAATTCTCGAACATACGGACCGTGACAGCTTTCTCGAAGAATGGGACCTTCCGAAGGACAAACCCCTGCTGGCCCTCCTCCCTGGCTCGCGCAAACAGGAAATCCAGCGTCTGCTCCCGGAAATGCTTGACGCAGCCGATCGCATTCAGCAGAAAACGGGATGTGCGGTGGCGGTCGGAGCAGCACGTCAGCCGGATGAGATGTACATGCAATGGATGGATGCGTATCCCGATTTTCGCCTGCTGCGCGATGCCACGCATGCGCTCATGCAGCACTCGTATGCCGCTATTGTCGCCTCGGGCACGGCAACAGTGGAAACGGCCTACTACGAAACGCCCATGGTCATCGTCTACAAAGCCTCAACGCTGAACTACCAGATCGGCAGACACCTGGTCAATGTCAAAGACATCGGTATGGCCAACATCCTCGCGGGAAAACGCATCGTGCCTGAACTCCTGCAGTCCAGCGCCAACGCGGAATACATCGCCTACTACACGCTGCACTATTTCAACGACAGCGAGCAATACGAAAAGACACGGCAGGAACTCCGCGGCGTACGTGAAAAGATGGGTTCACCCGGCGCCAGCCAGCGCGTCTCCTCCCTCCTCGCTGCGCTCGTCGGGAATGGCTAGCGCAGCTTGCTGCCTTCCTCCACCCGGTGTCCCCGCAGGTATTCCTGAACAGTCATACTCTTGCGTCCTTCGGGTTTAATCTCGTGAAGGAGGATGCTGCCTGTGCCGCATTGCACGCGCAGAACCCCCTCCGTGTGAGATAGTGAGCCGGGGGTGCCGGTGCTGCTTTCTTCGTGAACGCGGGAGACCAGCAGTTTCAGCTGTTTCCCATCCAGCATCGTCCATGCAGCGGGATAGGGACTGAGACCGCGGATGAAATTGTGGACCCGATGCGCATCTCCGCTCCAGTCTACCTGACAGGTATCCCGGAAAATCTTCGGTGCGGGAGTCGCGGCGCTGTCATCCTGTGCCTGTTCAGTAACCGTTCCGGTCTCGATCTGTTCGACGGTTCGCAGCACCGCACCGGCACCGAGGTCGGCGAGGACGTCATGCAGTTGTCCGGCTGTCATGTTTTCATGCAGTTCGACACGCTCCTGCAGAATGATATTGCCGGTATCCACCTTCGGTTTGAGGAAAAATGTTGTGACACCGCTCTCGTGCTCCCCGTTGATGAGTGCCCAGTTGATGGGTGCGGCGCCGCGATATTTCGGCAGCAGCGACGCATGCAGGTTGAAGCTGCCGCGCGGTGGAATGCTGAACACCGATTCGGGAAGTATGCGAAATGCGACGATGACGAAACAGTCTGCATCGAGCATGCGCAGCGCATTTGAAAACCCGGGGTCATTGAGCCCCATGGGCTGAATCACCCTGAGCCCATGCTCTTCTGCATATTCTTTGACAGGTGTGGGAGATAGTTGCTGGCCGCGGCCGCGCTTTTTATCTGCTGCTGTCACCACGGCGGCGATATCATGTCCCGCCTCGTGCAGGAGGCGGAGCGAGGGCACAGCGAAATCAGGCGTGCCCATGAAAATAAGCCGCATGTTGCACTCCGGTTGTGTGAAAAATCAGTCTGCGAGTTCGACCTGCGTTGCCATGGGATAATCCGCCTCGCTTTCGCCACGACGGATTTTCTTGAGGACGGGCATGACGAGCCGCTTCCGTAATCCCTTGAGGTAGTCCGTAAAGAAAATCCCCTGCAGATGGTCATATTCATGCTGGATGACACGGGCGAGAAATTCATCCGCCTCCAGCTCCTGCGGTTCAAAATTGGCATCCCTGAATCGGATATGCAGCTTTTCGGGTCGAAAGACTTCTTCGCGCACATTGGGGACGCTCAGACAACCCTCTTCGAAACTGACATCCTCACCGTAAAATTCGGTGATTTCCGGATTGATCATCACCAGGGGCTGCGTGTCTTCATAGCCCTCCATGGGACGAAGGTTGATGACAAAAAGCGATTCCCCCTTTCCGACCTGGTTTGCCGCCAGTCCGACACCGTTTGCCTGATCCATCGTGGCGAACATGTCGATAATCAGCTGTGTCAATTCAGGCGATGGCTTCTCGATGAGACGCGTTTCCTCGCGAAGAACGCGGGCATCGTAAGGATAAATTGGCAGTATGGCCATGTGTAACTCTCTGTGAGGTGGACGGCAATTTTGTCCGCCCGGTGAAATACCGTAGTTTGCCTCTCTCCAACCCAACAAAAATACGTAACGTATGGTTTACGAAGAAGCGAGGCATATATGAATCTCGAACTGAAAGGGAAACGCGCGTTCGTCGCCGGCTCGAGCGACGGCATCGGAAAGGCTGTTGCTGCGGGACTCGCAGCCGAGGGCTGCAAGGTCATGCTCTGTGCACGAAGCGAGGATAAACTCGCGGCACTTGCGAAGGAGCTCAGCACCGGCGGGGCGCAGGTCGCTTACGCCGTCGCGGATCTCGATGACGCAGATGCCATTGCGCAAGCCGTTGCGGCGATGAAGGACGTCTACGGGGGCTGCGACATACTCGTCACGAATAACGGCGGACCAAATCCCGGAGATTTTCGCTCGATGACCGAGGAACAGTGGCTGGCCGGATACAATCGTACGCTCATGAGCACCGTGCGTCTCATACGCGGGATGATCGACGGCATGATCGAGCAGGAATGGGGACGCGTGATCAATATCACTTCCATTTCCGTCAAGCAGCCCGTGCAGCGCCTGCTGCTCTCCAATACCTTTCGCGCGGGAGTCACCGGCATGGCCAAAACGCTGTCGGATGAAATCTCCAGGCACGGGGTCACAGTAAACAATATTGCACCGGGCTACATACGCACGGGACGACAGACGCAGCTTTTCACCGACCGCGCCGAGAAGGCTGGGACCACCGTCGAAGACATTCGCGACAACGTCACGTCCATGGTACCTATGGGACGCATAGGCAGGCCTGAGGAAATCGCACATCTCGCCGTATTCCTCGCTTCGGCGCGTGCTTCCTATATCACCGGCGCTACGATACAGGTCGATGGCGGACTCAATCGCAGTCTGCTTTAATTCAGATTCGCGTCTGCGCGATCAGGTCGAGGGCGTGACTTCCCTGCCGTCACTGTGCAGGGCAAAACGTCCCTTTGACTTCTCATGCACAGGATCAGGGCGATCCCAGGGCCATCCGCCAAATTGCGAACGCTGATAGTCTTCGAACGCCTCCTGGATTTCCGCCTTTGTATTCATGACGAAGGGACCGTACTGCACCACCGGCTCGTTGATGGGGCGTCCCTGCAGCAGCAGCAATCGCGCCGGCAGTTCTCCGCACGTGAGTTCAACGGGCCGGTCAGACTGCAGCTCCGCACCGTGATAATCAGGGAGGTCTCCGTCGTCGAGCTTCACACCGCTGCCTTCAAAAGCATAGAGGCGCCGGCTCAATCCCGCGGAAGCAGCCGGCAGCGTCCACTTCGCCCCGGCGTCCATGCGCAGCAGCCAGATGGCGACTTCGTTCTCGCCGTTGGCCGCCCAGGAATCAGGAGCCGGGGCCGGGGCACTCACATCGCGCAGGGATCCTGCCACCACTTTCACCTCGGTGTTTCTTCCACCGTCGTCCACAAACTTTTCTATGGGAATCTGCTCGGACCAGAGCATGCGGAAGTGCGGCTCCACATATTTCCCGGATTTCGGCAGATTCAGCCAGATCTGGAAAAGCTCCAGCGGATTGTCTTCATCTTCCCTGAGCAGAGGGAACATCTCCGCATGCTGCAATCCTTTGCCCGCAGTCATCCACTGCACATCCCCGTTTCCGTAACGTCCCGCGGCACCACTCGAATCCGCATGATCGACGAATCCCTTCTGCACAAGTGTGACGGTTTCGAAGCCGCGATGCGGATGCGCGGGGAATCCCGGGACGGTACTCCCATGGTACATGCGCCAGCCGTCCTTTACCTGAAAATCCTGTCCGATATTTCGTCCCGCGAGCGATGCGGCCGGCCCCAGTTCACTGTTTCCATGCGGATACGCATCCCTGTGATGTACACAGAAGAGAAACGGATCACCCGTCTCCCACATGAATCCCAATGGAAATATATTTTTTACGGTTGTGCTTGCCATGTGCTGTCCTTTCGACTGTTTATTCCTCTCTGCCTGTACAACAACGGAGCGCAGCAAAAGCGTTCATATCGAACTGGCAGGGGAACAAATCTCCTCCCGTGCTGTCATGGCATCAGAAGAGATTTTTTACGTACATTGTCCGCAAATGCAACGTGTGTGCATACGCAGCAGGAAGATTGTATGGAGTGCATGCTGGGAAAAGGTGAGTAAATGAGCGACAGTGTTTCCCAATTCGATACCGATCAGTCACACGAAAACGGTGCTGCTGACAGTATTCCGCCCGCTGATCACAGCGATGGCGCCCTGGGCATTGATGTGGAAGAATGGTTCTGTGCCCACAACCTGTCTCCCCCACTGCTTCGGAGGGACTGGCCGCGCTGTGAAAGCCGTGTCGAAGCATCCGTGATGCGTCTGCTCGATATGATGGAGAAGACGGAGAACCGGGCGACTTTTTTCCTCCTCGGATGGGTGATGGAACGTCATCCGGACCTTGCCTCGGAGATACTCTCTCGCGGACACGAGGTGGCGACGCACGGATACGACCATCGTCCGCTGACCACGATGACGGCCGATGAGTTCGAACGGGATCTTGAAAGTGCCTTGAACCTCCACGTCCGTCAGCATTCGCAGCCTGTCATCGGATATCGTGCTCCATCCTTCACCCTGGTTACGGAGACGCTCTGGGCAATCCCGATTCTCGAGCGCTACGGTATCCATTACAGCTCCTCGGTATTCCCGGTGAAGGGACATCCGACGTATGGCATCCCCGATGCGCCGCTGTCCTGCTGGAAAATCGGCGACACACTGATGGAACTGCCGCTGACGGTAGCCGAACGCGTGTCCCTGCGCATTCCCTGTGCTGGCGGTGCGTACATGCGTCTTCTCCCGTTTTCCATGATCAGGTCACTGCTTCGTCAGGTGCGGAAAGACGGCAGACCGCTGAATCTTTATCTGCACCCCTGGGAAATCGACAGTGACCAGCCGCGCGTCACGCTTCCCTTCTCGAAAGCATACCGCCACTATCACAACCTCGATAAAACCGAGCAGCGCCTTCAATTGCTGCTCGAGGAATTCCGCTTTACTCCACTCAAGGAACAGCCATGCCTGCAATGAACGAGATTGACACGCAACGCGATTACTGGAACAGGGAGCGCGAAGCATTCGACGCAATCTATACACATCGGAAATCCACGTTTTCATCGATGCTCGACAGCGTGTTCCGGAAAGACATGTATGACCGGCTCAACAGTACACTCGCGGCGTGCGAACCACTGGAGGGAAGAAGCATCCTCGATGTAGGTTGTGGTACCGGAGTGTATGCGCTAGAACTCGCGCGGCGCGGTGCGCAGCATGTCTGCGGCATTGATATCGCAGAGCGCATGGTGGAAGCCTG is a genomic window of bacterium containing:
- the lpxB gene encoding lipid-A-disaccharide synthase, translated to MSPRAPVIMLVAGEASGDLYGARLIREFRSEHPDAVFFGIGGDHMQEEGMELLYHIRDTAIMGFVEVLKHYPFLKEMFRTCQEAYAERKADAAVLIDYPGFNLRLAEKIKEMQGKVLYYISPQVWAWGKNRARKMKALVDHLAVVFPFEEQIFRDEGIPTTFVGHPLLEILEHTDRDSFLEEWDLPKDKPLLALLPGSRKQEIQRLLPEMLDAADRIQQKTGCAVAVGAARQPDEMYMQWMDAYPDFRLLRDATHALMQHSYAAIVASGTATVETAYYETPMVIVYKASTLNYQIGRHLVNVKDIGMANILAGKRIVPELLQSSANAEYIAYYTLHYFNDSEQYEKTRQELRGVREKMGSPGASQRVSSLLAALVGNG
- the fmt gene encoding methionyl-tRNA formyltransferase, whose protein sequence is MGTPDFAVPSLRLLHEAGHDIAAVVTAADKKRGRGQQLSPTPVKEYAEEHGLRVIQPMGLNDPGFSNALRMLDADCFVIVAFRILPESVFSIPPRGSFNLHASLLPKYRGAAPINWALINGEHESGVTTFFLKPKVDTGNIILQERVELHENMTAGQLHDVLADLGAGAVLRTVEQIETGTVTEQAQDDSAATPAPKIFRDTCQVDWSGDAHRVHNFIRGLSPYPAAWTMLDGKQLKLLVSRVHEESSTGTPGSLSHTEGVLRVQCGTGSILLHEIKPEGRKSMTVQEYLRGHRVEEGSKLR
- the def gene encoding peptide deformylase → MAILPIYPYDARVLREETRLIEKPSPELTQLIIDMFATMDQANGVGLAANQVGKGESLFVINLRPMEGYEDTQPLVMINPEITEFYGEDVSFEEGCLSVPNVREEVFRPEKLHIRFRDANFEPQELEADEFLARVIQHEYDHLQGIFFTDYLKGLRKRLVMPVLKKIRRGESEADYPMATQVELAD
- a CDS encoding SDR family oxidoreductase; translated protein: MNLELKGKRAFVAGSSDGIGKAVAAGLAAEGCKVMLCARSEDKLAALAKELSTGGAQVAYAVADLDDADAIAQAVAAMKDVYGGCDILVTNNGGPNPGDFRSMTEEQWLAGYNRTLMSTVRLIRGMIDGMIEQEWGRVINITSISVKQPVQRLLLSNTFRAGVTGMAKTLSDEISRHGVTVNNIAPGYIRTGRQTQLFTDRAEKAGTTVEDIRDNVTSMVPMGRIGRPEEIAHLAVFLASARASYITGATIQVDGGLNRSLL
- a CDS encoding pirin family protein translates to MASTTVKNIFPLGFMWETGDPFLFCVHHRDAYPHGNSELGPAASLAGRNIGQDFQVKDGWRMYHGSTVPGFPAHPHRGFETVTLVQKGFVDHADSSGAAGRYGNGDVQWMTAGKGLQHAEMFPLLREDEDNPLELFQIWLNLPKSGKYVEPHFRMLWSEQIPIEKFVDDGGRNTEVKVVAGSLRDVSAPAPAPDSWAANGENEVAIWLLRMDAGAKWTLPAASAGLSRRLYAFEGSGVKLDDGDLPDYHGAELQSDRPVELTCGELPARLLLLQGRPINEPVVQYGPFVMNTKAEIQEAFEDYQRSQFGGWPWDRPDPVHEKSKGRFALHSDGREVTPST
- a CDS encoding DUF3473 domain-containing protein, which translates into the protein MSDSVSQFDTDQSHENGAADSIPPADHSDGALGIDVEEWFCAHNLSPPLLRRDWPRCESRVEASVMRLLDMMEKTENRATFFLLGWVMERHPDLASEILSRGHEVATHGYDHRPLTTMTADEFERDLESALNLHVRQHSQPVIGYRAPSFTLVTETLWAIPILERYGIHYSSSVFPVKGHPTYGIPDAPLSCWKIGDTLMELPLTVAERVSLRIPCAGGAYMRLLPFSMIRSLLRQVRKDGRPLNLYLHPWEIDSDQPRVTLPFSKAYRHYHNLDKTEQRLQLLLEEFRFTPLKEQPCLQ